The following proteins are encoded in a genomic region of Paenibacillus sp. FSL R7-0273:
- a CDS encoding ArsR/SmtB family transcription factor — translation MKLLHHPDRKDIQLASVLYALSDPIRLYVVSEIRKHGEQACNSFKVPIAKSTLSHHARTLRESGVVHTRAQGTQRILSLREEDLNERFPGVLDSILEAYEAAGGAVEFGERMEE, via the coding sequence ATGAAGCTGCTCCATCATCCGGACCGCAAGGACATACAGCTTGCCTCTGTTTTGTATGCGCTTAGCGATCCTATCCGTTTATATGTTGTGTCGGAAATCCGCAAGCACGGCGAGCAGGCCTGCAACAGCTTTAAGGTACCGATTGCCAAATCTACCTTGTCCCATCACGCCCGCACCCTGCGCGAATCAGGCGTTGTTCATACACGGGCACAGGGCACCCAGCGCATTTTGTCGCTGCGGGAAGAGGATCTGAATGAGCGGTTTCCGGGGGTGCTGGATTCGATATTAGAGGCGTATGAGGCTGCCGGTGGGGCGGTGGAGTTTGGGGAGCGGATGGAAGAGTGA